Genomic window (Pseudomonas hydrolytica):
GGCTCGAGGTAACGCACGAAGGCGGTGTGCAGCACCACGGCGCCGCCCTGGGAGAACCCGGCGAGAACGATGCGGCCTGGCTCGATGCCGCTTGCGCGTTCGGCCTCGATCAGGGCGATCACCTGCTGCGTCGACTCTTCCAGCTGGTCATGATCTATGGCACGCGCCGGGCTCATGGCCAGGATGTCGTACCAGCTCGGCATGCTCCAGCCGCCGTTGATGGTCACCGGGCGGGTCGGCGCCTGCGGCAGCACGAAGCGCGTGGTGGGCAGGCGCTCCTGCAGCATCTCGGCAACCGGCAGGAAATCGTAGCGGTCGGCGCCCAGCCCGTGGAGCCAGATCACGGCGGCGTCGGCGACCTGTGGGGGCTGCAGAATCATGGGTGCGGTCATTGGTAGCTCCAGTGTGGTGCGGGCGCCTCAAATTGGGGCGGCGCCCTGTGCAAGGCTTGTCTAATCTGTGAATAAGTTGTCGCACGGGTGCAACTTTTGCTCTTGACCCTTGCTTATCCTGCATTCTGCAGGAGGCTGGTACGGGCCTTGCTAAAGCACATCCGGACTGACGACGCGGTGTGGTAACGGTAACACTTTGCCATTGCCCATCGCTCAACAGGCAGGAATCTGCTGTGTGGGGTTCCTAACCAGAACCGTCGGGTGCTGTATCGCCCGGACGGGTGACGATCCGTCTCTGGCCCGTTCAACCAATGGGCAGGGTGGGAACAGTTGGCCAGCAGAGGGCATCGCCGACTAGACTCCCGCCTGACGTCCGAACTTCTCGTCGATGCGTTGCTGCCAGCGTATCGCGTGCCTCAAAAGGGTGGGGAAGGCGGACGGAGACTCCAACACAATAAGAGCAACTGGAGGTTTTTGATGAAGATGGTGAAATCCACCCTGGCTGTGCTGACCACCGCAGCTGTTCTCGGTGTCAGTGGCTTTGCTCAGGCAGGCGCCACCCTGGATGCGGTGCAGAAGAAAGGCTTCGTGCAGTGCGGTATCAGCGACGGTCTGCCGGGCTTCTCCTACGCCGATGAAAAAGGCAATTACCTGGGTCTGGACGTCGACGTCTGCCGTGCTGTTGCAGCCGCGGTTTTCGGTGACGCCACCAAGGTCAAGTACAGCCCGCTGACCGCCAAGGAGCGCTTCACCGCGCTGCAGTCCGGCGAAGTCGACATCCTGTCGCGCAACACCACCTGGACCAGCTCGCGTGACTCCGGTCTGGGTCTGAACTTCGCTGGCGTGAACTACTACGACGGTCAGGGTTTCCTGGTTAACAAGAAGCTGGGTGTTTCCAGCGCCAAGGAACTGGACGGTGCCACCGTGTGCATCCAGGCCGGTACCACCACCGAGCTGAACCTCTCCGACTACTTCCGTGCCAACGGCCTGAAGTACACCCCCATCACCTACGATACCTCCGACGAGAGCGCCAAATCGGTCGAAGCCGGCCGTTGCGACGTGCTGACCTCCGACCAGTCGCAGCTGTACGCGCAGCGCATCAAGCTGGCCAACCCGGACGACTACGTGGTGCTGCCGGAAGTCATCTCCAAGGAGCCTCTGGGCCCGGTCGTGCGTCAGGGCGATGACGAGTGGTTCAACATCGTGCGCTGGTCGCTGTTCGCCATGGTCAACGCCGAGGAGCTGGGCGTGACCTCCGCCAACGTGGAAGAAACCGCCAAAACCACCAAGAACCCCGACGTAGCCCGTCTGCTCGGTGCCGAAGGTGAGTTTGGCAAGGATCTGAAACTGCCGAAGGACTGGGCAGTACAGATCGTCAAGCAGGTAGGTAACTACGGCGAGTCCTTCGATCGCAACGTCGGTGCCGGCAGCGAGCTGAAGATCGAGCGTGGCCTCAATGCCCTGTGGAACAAAGGTGGTCTGCAATACGCACCGCCGGTGCGTTGATCGTCTGTACCGGCGCGCCTGCATGGCGCGCCGGTTGTTCCTGATGACGTGAACTCCATGCCCGCGCAAGCGGGCGT
Coding sequences:
- a CDS encoding alpha/beta hydrolase, which translates into the protein MTAPMILQPPQVADAAVIWLHGLGADRYDFLPVAEMLQERLPTTRFVLPQAPTRPVTINGGWSMPSWYDILAMSPARAIDHDQLEESTQQVIALIEAERASGIEPGRIVLAGFSQGGAVVLHTAFVRYLEPLGGVLALSTYAPTFGDDMQVADTKRQLPVLCLHGRFDDVVTPDMGRAAFDRLHARSVPVQWRDYPMAHEVIPEEIRDIGDWLSQRLDG
- a CDS encoding amino acid ABC transporter substrate-binding protein, which gives rise to MKMVKSTLAVLTTAAVLGVSGFAQAGATLDAVQKKGFVQCGISDGLPGFSYADEKGNYLGLDVDVCRAVAAAVFGDATKVKYSPLTAKERFTALQSGEVDILSRNTTWTSSRDSGLGLNFAGVNYYDGQGFLVNKKLGVSSAKELDGATVCIQAGTTTELNLSDYFRANGLKYTPITYDTSDESAKSVEAGRCDVLTSDQSQLYAQRIKLANPDDYVVLPEVISKEPLGPVVRQGDDEWFNIVRWSLFAMVNAEELGVTSANVEETAKTTKNPDVARLLGAEGEFGKDLKLPKDWAVQIVKQVGNYGESFDRNVGAGSELKIERGLNALWNKGGLQYAPPVR